The genomic interval GGGATTTGAACTGAAAGAAGCGAGCAATGGGAAAGAAGCGATCGCCATTTTCGAGCAATGGCAGCCTCATTTAATTTGGATGGATATTCAGATGCCGGTTATGAACGGTTACGAAGCGACTCAGCACATTAAAGCGACGCCGAAAGGGCAAGATACAGCAGTTATCGCCTTAACTGCGAGCGTCATCGAAGAAGAAAAAGCAGTAGTCTTGTCGGCAGGGTGCGATGGGTTTATGCGAAAACCGTTTCGAGAGGAAGAGATATTTGAAGCGATGCACGAGCATATTGGCGTGGAGTTTATTTATGAGGAAAGGCAGGGGAAAATTCTCAAACTAACCCGAGATATTTTAACCAAGGAAAATTTGGCAACCTTACCGGAACAATGGCAAACTGGATTAAAGGCAGCTCTGGTCAATGGCGATCGCAAAACAATGAAGCATCTCGTCGAACAAGTGGCTCTAGAGCATGAAGAGTTGGGGGAGGCTCTAGAGCAATCTATCCATAACTTCGAGTATGAAAAAATCTTGGCTATCTTATCGCAATAATATAAAAGATGATGACAAATAACGGTCGAATTGTTGTAGTTGACGATACTCCTGCAAATCTGCATTTGCTCTCTAATCTCTTGGAAGAGCGAGATTATGAAATAAGGGCATTTCCCAGTGCTAAGTTAGCTCTAATGGCAATGGAAAATTTTCAGCCGGATTTAATCTTACTGGATATTAATATGCCGCAGATGAATGGCTATGAAATGTGCGATACTCTCAAGGAAAACGAAAAATTACGCGATATTCCGGTAATTTTTATTAGTGCCTTAAACGAAGTATTTGATAAGGTAAAAGCATTTAGCGTGGGAGGGGTTGATTATATTACTAAACCCGTACAAGCGGAAGAAGTTTTAGCTCGGGTTGAAACCCATCTACAGCTATTTCGCTTGCAGCAGATGCTCAAGCAAAAGAATTTCATGCAATCTCAGCAATTAGCCAATCAAAATCGACAACTGAAAACTCTGAATCAACAACTGGAAAAAACTAATCAACAACTGCAAGAAAAGTATTTGCAATTGGAGCAGGCACAACTACAACTCGTCCAAAATGAGAAAATGGCAACATTGGGTCAATTAGTTGCTGGAGTCGGCCACGAAATCAATAATCCTCTTGGTTTTGTCTCTGGAAATATTGAGATGGCTCAAGACTATGTTGTCGATTTATTAGAGATTATCGCCGATTATCGACAAGAGGTTGGGCAACCCAGTCCAGATTTAGTTGAGAAAGTGGAAGCGAAAGATTTAGAATTTATTGTTGAGGATTTTCCCAAGATTATTAATTCCATGCAACAGGGAATTGGTCGGCTAAAAGAAATTAGCCTGTCTTTGCGAACGTTTGCTCGCCGAGATACGGATGAAAAACAGGAATTTAACTTACATGATGGTTTAGATAGCACTATTTTAATCTTAAAATATCGATTGAAGGCAAACCAACAGCGCCCGGAAATTAAAATCACTAAAGAGTATGGAGAACTCAATTCGATCTGGTGCTATCCAGGGCAATTAAATCAAGTGTTCTTGAATTTACTGGCCAATGGGATTGATGCGATTGACGATCGCATTCAAGAGGAGAGTGTTGCTGAGGTTGAAATAACTCCGGGAGCGATCGCGATCGCCACTGAATTCGATGCAGAACGAGCGATTATCCGAATTCGAGATAATGGCATGGGAATGCCTGCAGAAGTCCGGGAAAAAATATTCCAGCAAGGGTTTACGACAAAGGAGGTGGGCAAAGGAACGGGGTTGGGAATGGCCATCGCGCGATCGATTGTGGAGGATAAACATGGAGGGGCGATCGCTTGCAGGTCTGAGGTTGGAGTCGGTACGGAGTTTGAAGTGACTCTCCCTTTATCTTAACGGTAGTTTTGGATAACGTATTGGGGAATGGGCAATCGAGATGGGAGCGCGATCGCCTTAACCTAACTCTCTGATGGCGATCGCATTTTTTTTGAATTTTGAATTGTCGTGATGTTATTTTAGAGTTGGGTTCGCCATACCATCTCTTCTCTCCTATGTCAAAATTTGCCTTTACATTGAGACGAAAAAAATGGTTAGCAATCTGGAAGAAATTCTAAAATTGAGGGAGATCGAGCGCGGCTTTATGGGAGTTACAGACGAGAATTGGAGAGATATTTGCTAATTGAATATAGAGAGGTGATTATGAAAATGCTAGCTCGGGCTGTAAGCTTTGTCAATAGGTTGCATAAATTCAGTGCCGAGCGGGATGTAAAGTTGTGCAAAATTTTATGAAGATACAACATTTTAATCTAATTAGACTCTCGGATTAGTAAAACCGATGACTTCCCAAGCCTACCCTTGTGCCGAGTTTGGCGATCGCGGTAAATTAACATACAGATCTTACTTCTACCAACCCTTGCATCCATGACTTCTCCCTCTCTGCTCGTCTCTCCTCAGTGGCTAGCCGAAAATATTGGCAATCCGCAAATCGCGATCGTCGATTGTCGCTTTGCCCTAGCTAATCCACAACAAGGGCAAGACGAATACAACGCAGGTCATATCCCCGGAGCCTTTTATTTAAATCTCGATCGCGACCTCTCCAGCCCAGTCCAACCCCATGGCGGTCGCCACCCCTTACCCGACCCCGATCGCCTTTCAGCAAAATTGGTTGAGTTCGGCATTCGCCAAGGAGAAACCTTAGTCGTCGCTTACGATAGCTCGCGCATGGCTTTTGCCGCTCGCTGTTGGTGGCTGTTGCGCTATTTAGGTCACGAGAACGTTGCAATCCTCGATGGCGGATGGCCGCAATGGCAGGAGGGAGGCTATCTGGTAAGTCAGGAACAAGAGCAGGCGAAACAGTCCGGGATATTCGTGCCGCAACTACAAAGAGATTGGGTTGTCGATGGCGAGCAAATTCAGCAATTGGGCGATCGCGAGGATGTAGTTCTCGTCGATTCCAGAGATTACGACCGCTATATCGGTAAAGTCGAACCCATCGATCCGGTAGCCGGACATATTCCCGGAGCGATTAACCAACCGTGGAAAGGAATAACCACCGAATCGGGTTGGAGCAAATCCGTAGCAGACCAGCAAGCACGGTGGCAGGATTATCAGAATACTAAAGAAATTTGGGTCTATTGCGGTTCTGGGGTCACTGCTTGCGTCAACTTATTCTCCCTCGCGTTAGCCGGGCGATCGCGGGAAAAACTCTATGCCGGCAGTTGGAGTGATTGGTGTTCCTATGGCGATCGCCCGATTGCTACAGAATTTCCCGGCGAGCGAGCAAAAGCTTGAACTTTCTGTCATAATAGAACCTGAATTTAAAGAATCGAATTTGACTGGAGATTGCTCTCTTGTCAGTACCGATGGTTTACTTTCGTATATTTTTTCGGCGAGTCAATCGCCGTGTTTTTTCTATTAAAACCCTTACAACCCAACTTTTACTGTCAATTGTTTCTATTGGCTCCTCGTGCGGGAAAACTCAGTTTCTGAGTTCTCCTTATTTTACGTTCAATAGTACCTCCTGGAATGGGTAGATTAACTACTTAGCTAGTGGGATGGGTTTGGCCTGCGAACAGTCAGTTTATGGCTGTACGTCGGGCTGATTGTATGCTACCAAGAACTCTAGGATCGTTATTTATGGGATATAAGAATCGATTATCAATTTTTGTCGATGGGAACAATATGTTCTACGCTCAACAGAAAAATGGCTGGTTTTTCGACCCGAAACGGGTATTGCAATATTTTACAAATAAGGAAGAAGCGGATTTAGCAAATGCCTTTTGGTATACTGGAATTAAAGACCCGCAAGACCAACGAGGGTTTCGCGATGCCCTTATTAGTCTCGGTTATACGGTACGCACCAAAATATTGAAGGAGTATTATGACGACCATTCCGGTCGCTATTCGCAAAAAGCGAACTTAGATATAGAAATTGTTATTGATATGTTTAATACCGTCGAGCAATACGATCGCGTAATTCTCTTTAGCGGCGATGGCGATTTTGAACGGGCGATCGAACTGTTGCGATCGAAGAATACTCATATTACCGTAGTCTCGACAGAAGGCATGATTGCCAGAGAGTTGCGCAATGTCACCGATCGCTATATCGATTTAAACGATATTCGCATTAGCATCGAAAAGACGGATCTTTAAATTGCGATCGCAGATCGGGAGCGCTCTTGCCCGCTCCCTCACCACTACTTCTTCCGTTTCGGAAAGCTCGTTAGATTTTTGATGCCGCCGAATGTTTTACTATTGCGATACAAGATATCGGCGATTTCCTCATCAGTTAATCCTTTTTTGCTGCTCTTGTAAATAAAATCAGCCACCTCTTTATCGTTCCACCCTTTTTCAGCAAGTTTGCTCGCTTGCGAAAGTCCTTTCGTTAGCTCTTTTGTTCCGGGGGCGTTCTTCAGCAGTTTGTCAAACATGGCGAATTTAAGAATACTGGAAGTTAGCCTAACATAGATATCAATACCGTGCTTTATTGGGTATCGCTTGTAGGTTAGGTTCCCTGAGTTTAACCCAACCTACAAATTAGGACTGCGAACTAAGACACGACTTCGTAAGGAATAGTTAGCTTGCGCAGTTGATTGACCAGCAAACTCAAGAACAGCCCTACATCAGTAACCACGCCAATCGACTCTAAGGAACCGCGATCGCTTAACTTAGTCACAACAGCCGGATTAATATCCACGCAGACCATCTTCACCCCAGCCGGAGTCATATTACCAACCCCAATCGAGTGCAGCATGGAAGAGAGCATTAAGACCATATCGGTATCGTAGAGCAGTTCGGCATATTCGCCCTGGGCGTCCACCATATTTACCTGGGTATCCGGTAGGGGGCCGTCATCGCGAATGGAACCGGCGAGGACGAACGGTACATTATTCTGTACGCATTCATACATGACACCTTGAGTCAGGGTTCCTGCTTCCACCGCTTTGGCAATACTGCCATGACTGCGAATTTTGTTAATGACTTTCAAGTGATGGCGGTGGCCGCCTTGCACGGCAACTCCTTGATTCATATCCACTCCCAGAGAAGTCCCCATCAGAGCTTGTTCGATATCGTGAACGGCGATCGCATTTCCTCCCAGCAGCACTTGCACGTAGCCTTCGCGGATGAGAGTGGCTAAGTGCTGTCCGCCACCAGTATGAATAACCACAGGACCGGCCGTAACGACCACTTTACCGCCGCGATCGCGAATTTGGCGCAATTCCCAGGCCACTTGTTCCACCATCAGCTCGACGCGGCGTTCGCTAGACACTCCACCGCTCATAAAGCTAAACTCGTCCGGAGCCTTCTGATCTCGTTTTTCGACTTTGTGCAATGTACGAATACCGCGAGTCCCCAGAATCACCTCTTCGCCAATTTCCAAGTCGCGCAAGAGCTTGCATTGGGCAACCGGCCCTTCCTCAGTATAAGTAACGGCGATCGAAGCATCCATCCGCTGTTTCTGCACTTTCACCCACTGTCCTTTCACGCGCACTTCCGTGGGATAAATCGTACTCACATAGAAATTATCTGGAGCCACTCCCGGTTGGGGAACTGGCTGGCGCAGGGCATCCTGTTGGTCGTCGGAAGCTGGCACCGCTCCCAAATCGATCAACTGCGCCATAATATCATCTAAGACCTCTTTCGAGGGTGCTGAAACCTTAACATCTGCAGAAGAGAGGCTTTGGCGCTGCTCGCCTAAATTAAAGTTGAGAACTTTAAAGCTACCACCCCCTTCTATAATCAGATCCAAAGCGCGATTCATCAATCCCGCATCGAGCAAGTGACCCACCATATGAATTGTCCGCGTGTCAATTCGCGTCGTGGCGTGCAACTCTTCGCGAATGGGTTCGGTAGTGCGCAAGGTCAAACATTTGGATGCTCCTCCGGCTTTAAGAAACTCGGTTAGCGGCGTTTCAATTAACCGAAATCCTGCTGATTTTAAGCGATCGCGCAGCTCCTGACTGGCTTTATTCATAATCACGATATCGTTAATATTCACCGCGTTGCAGGAGAAGTTCACCGCATCGGCTTCGCTCAGCGCAATTCGTTTTTCCGCCGGAACCCGCATTTCAATTAAGCGATTGGAATAGCCATCAAAGGCGGGAGGATAGTAGAGCAAATAGCCCCCACTCAACGGACAAAAACAGGTATCGAGATGGTAGAAACGCTCGTCCATTAACCGCAGAGAAAGCACTTCCACATCCAACCATTGGGCGATGGCCGGATGGGAGTCGAGTTCCGAACGGAAGCCATATCCGGCCCACAACCACCGTCCTTCGCGATCGAATAAAGCATCGCCGGCTCCTTCAAACGGAACCTCTTTCGGCAGTTCGTAAACCGTAAATCCTTGGGATTCAAACCAGGCTTTGAAGTGGGGTTCTTCCCCTTGTCGTTCCGGATGGTAAAATCGGCTGAGAACAACATTTTTCCCTAACACTAAACCGGCGTTAGCGGTGAAGACCATATCCGGCCATCCTGGTTCCGGTTTGACTAAATCGACAATGGCATTGTCTTTAATAATCTTGTATAGGTTCTCCCATTGTTCTACGGCCAGGGAACGAGACGATTTGTGGATGTTGCCTTCCATCCAAGGGTTAATCACATAATCGACATCGTAGTGGTCGGGAGCGCACATCAAGAAGCGAATTGAATCGGTCATAATCTCATGTGGGGTAGTTGCGATCGGATGAACGGCATTAGTGGCGATCGAAGGAATGCGATAACCGCTTCATGCCAACCTTCGATATTACCAGAAATTATTAAAGTTCTGGATAATTATCAGGAAGTGCTGACGAAGGAGCGACCTTCTCAGTAGGGTGAATTTACCTAGCGATCGCTTTATGCTAGGGGCAGTTCGATAGTGACGGTTGTTTCTTGTCCGTAAATACTGGATAGGGAAAGTTTCCCTCCATAAAGTTGGACAACTTTTTGTGCAATTTTCAATCCTAAGCCTAAACCCTGTTGTTCGTAGCGCGATCGCTCGAATTGCATAAACGCACCGATTTTGGTAATTTGCTCTTCAGTCATTCCCCGTCCGCGATCGCTAATTTGCAGGAGAAAGATACCATTCAACGCTTTCGCTGAGAGCGTTACGGGCGTTTTCGGTTCCGAAAACTTAAACGCATTATCTAATAATTCTTCGATTAACCATTGCAGATGCTTGTCCATCATCGCCAAGTCGGCCTTTTCAATGTCTAGAGTAAAGGTATCCAGGCGATCGACCAATTGAGCTTTGGTTTGTGCATAATCCTGCATAAAAAAGGTTGGAGTTTTAGCCGTTTTCCATTCCATATCTGAACTAGTCGGATCGTTGACTCGGTGAGTTTCTAACTCCAGATATAAATAAGCGAGCAATCGTTTAGAGAGCTTTTCTAAGCGTCTAGCCGATCGCGTTCCTATGGAAATAAACTCGCGAATTTCTTCTGGATCGGTATCCTCATCATCCCAATAACTATTAAGCAACCAAAAGCTCGATAAAACCCCATTTAAAGGAGTATTTAATTCATGAGATAAGCTAGAAGCCATATTGCCGCGCAACTCATTTAAACTATGCTCTAGCAATTGGATTGTATTTTTTTGCACGTGGGACCAACTCTGGAGTCGGTCGTACTGTTGTTTAATCCGCAACATCGACTGCACTCGCGCGCGCAATTCCAAACCATTCAACGGTTTGCTAATAAAATCATCCGCCCCCGCACTCAAGCAGCGAGCCAAATCCTCCTTACTGCTCAATGCCGTGACCATGATGATGGGGACTGCCTGATATTCTGGCATGGCTTTCAGGCGATGGCATAGCTCAATCCCATCCATTTCCGGCATCATCACATCGAGCAAAAATAGATCGGGGTGAAAAAAACTCCCGAGAGATGCGATCGCCTCGGGCCCGTTCGATGCATAGTTGAGATCGTAATCTTGATTAAAGAGCAACCCTTCGATCGCCTCAAAGTTGTGTGGCTCATCATCAACGACGAGTATAGAGAAATTATTGTTCATCAATAAACATTCCGATCTTAAGCACCACAATACTGTTGAATTATTACCATTAATTGTCGCAATCGAATCGGCTTGCTGAGATAATCATTGGCCCCAGCAGCCAGACACCGTTCGCGATCGCCCGTCATAGCTAAAGCCGTTAACGCCACAATGGGAGTTTTCTCTAAACTCGGTATCTGGCGAATGGCTTGCATGGCTTCGAGTCCATCAACTTCCGGCATTTGAATATCCATCAGAATTAAATCGGGTTGTTCTGCCCGAGCTAGATCGATCGCTTGCTGCCCATTGTAGGCTAGGATAACACTATAACCCTTCGCTTTCAGATAACCGGCGATGGTTTTGATATTGGCCAAATTATCCTCTGCCAGCAAAATTCGGCAGGGAACAATCTCGTCGCTAGTCTCGACGCGATCGGGCGAAGCCGATCGCGAGGCCGCAGCCCCTTTACCGGCTAACTCTCCACAAGGTAGAGCAAACCAAAACTGGCTTCCTACCCCTTCTTGAGAGCTGACTCCTAATGTCCCTCCATGCAGCTCAACAATTCGCTTCACCAGAGATAATCCCAATCCCGTACCAGAATAACTGCGATTCAGGGCGCTATCAACTTGCACAAAAGGTTGAAACAGCTTTTGCAAATTTTCTTGGCTAATACCAATTCCCGTATCGATCGCCGTAAATTTCAGCCAGTAGGACGTTTGATGGGTTGCTTCATTGCGATCGCTTTCCAGATTCACTTGGAGAACGATCGATCCCCCTTCAGCCGTAAACTTCACCGCATTATTGAGCAAGTTAATCAGAGACTGACGAATCCGACGTTCGTCGAGCATCACGTTGGGTAAATTAGGCGGGATTTGAATTTGGGTCTGAATTTGTTTGCGATGAGCCTGCTGTTTAATAAAAACTAAACTGTTTTGACAGAGTGCCTCAATATTGCTCGGGCTATACTCGAGTTCCACTTGCCCCGATTCAATCTTAGCCAAATCGAGGATGTCATTAATCAGCTCCAGCAGGTGCATTCCGCTCTGAGTCACTACGCTTAAGGCTTTATTTTGCTGGGCATTAAGAGTTCCATAAGCTCCTTCTTGCAGAGCTTCCGTCATTCCCAACACTGCATTGAGCGGAGTGCGCAACTCGTGGCTCATATTGGCCAGAAATTGATCTTTGAGCTTCGTTGCTCTTGCCAGTTTAATATTGGTTTGTTGCAGTTCTTCTTCATAGCGTTTGCGATCGCTAATATCCACGCGAATTGCTAAATATTGAAATGGTTTTCCTTGGCTATCGGTAAACGGAACTAAAGTACTATCAACCCAGTAGAGACGGCCGTCTTTGGCTTTATTGCAAATTTCTCCGCGCCAGATTTTGCCGCTAGAAATGGTTTCCCAGAGATCTTGAAAAAAGCTAGAGGGATGATAGCCGGAATTAATAATCTGATGAGTCTGGCCGAGCAGTTCGTCTTTGGTATAACCGGAGATCGTACAGAAGCGATCGTTAACATAGGTAATGATTCCCTCTGTGTCCGTAATCGCAACGATCGCAGAACGGTCCAGGGCTTGTTTAAAGGAGACGAGTTCTTGAATGAGGTTATGACGTTCGGTGACATCGCGAAAAATAGCGCGAGTGGCAACCGGGAGACCATTTTCTAAACGACAATTGACACTCCCTTCCAAGCGGATTTCCCGTCCGTATTTGGTCAGAAAGATCAGTTCAATACGTTCGAGCTGACAGGTTTTTCCCTGACGCATTTCGCCAATCAAACCG from Roseofilum casamattae BLCC-M143 carries:
- a CDS encoding sensor histidine kinase — its product is MMTNNGRIVVVDDTPANLHLLSNLLEERDYEIRAFPSAKLALMAMENFQPDLILLDINMPQMNGYEMCDTLKENEKLRDIPVIFISALNEVFDKVKAFSVGGVDYITKPVQAEEVLARVETHLQLFRLQQMLKQKNFMQSQQLANQNRQLKTLNQQLEKTNQQLQEKYLQLEQAQLQLVQNEKMATLGQLVAGVGHEINNPLGFVSGNIEMAQDYVVDLLEIIADYRQEVGQPSPDLVEKVEAKDLEFIVEDFPKIINSMQQGIGRLKEISLSLRTFARRDTDEKQEFNLHDGLDSTILILKYRLKANQQRPEIKITKEYGELNSIWCYPGQLNQVFLNLLANGIDAIDDRIQEESVAEVEITPGAIAIATEFDAERAIIRIRDNGMGMPAEVREKIFQQGFTTKEVGKGTGLGMAIARSIVEDKHGGAIACRSEVGVGTEFEVTLPLS
- a CDS encoding TIGR00300 family protein, with amino-acid sequence MTDSIRFLMCAPDHYDVDYVINPWMEGNIHKSSRSLAVEQWENLYKIIKDNAIVDLVKPEPGWPDMVFTANAGLVLGKNVVLSRFYHPERQGEEPHFKAWFESQGFTVYELPKEVPFEGAGDALFDREGRWLWAGYGFRSELDSHPAIAQWLDVEVLSLRLMDERFYHLDTCFCPLSGGYLLYYPPAFDGYSNRLIEMRVPAEKRIALSEADAVNFSCNAVNINDIVIMNKASQELRDRLKSAGFRLIETPLTEFLKAGGASKCLTLRTTEPIREELHATTRIDTRTIHMVGHLLDAGLMNRALDLIIEGGGSFKVLNFNLGEQRQSLSSADVKVSAPSKEVLDDIMAQLIDLGAVPASDDQQDALRQPVPQPGVAPDNFYVSTIYPTEVRVKGQWVKVQKQRMDASIAVTYTEEGPVAQCKLLRDLEIGEEVILGTRGIRTLHKVEKRDQKAPDEFSFMSGGVSSERRVELMVEQVAWELRQIRDRGGKVVVTAGPVVIHTGGGQHLATLIREGYVQVLLGGNAIAVHDIEQALMGTSLGVDMNQGVAVQGGHRHHLKVINKIRSHGSIAKAVEAGTLTQGVMYECVQNNVPFVLAGSIRDDGPLPDTQVNMVDAQGEYAELLYDTDMVLMLSSMLHSIGVGNMTPAGVKMVCVDINPAVVTKLSDRGSLESIGVVTDVGLFLSLLVNQLRKLTIPYEVVS
- a CDS encoding NYN domain-containing protein translates to MGYKNRLSIFVDGNNMFYAQQKNGWFFDPKRVLQYFTNKEEADLANAFWYTGIKDPQDQRGFRDALISLGYTVRTKILKEYYDDHSGRYSQKANLDIEIVIDMFNTVEQYDRVILFSGDGDFERAIELLRSKNTHITVVSTEGMIARELRNVTDRYIDLNDIRISIEKTDL
- a CDS encoding hybrid sensor histidine kinase/response regulator, whose translation is MNNNFSILVVDDEPHNFEAIEGLLFNQDYDLNYASNGPEAIASLGSFFHPDLFLLDVMMPEMDGIELCHRLKAMPEYQAVPIIMVTALSSKEDLARCLSAGADDFISKPLNGLELRARVQSMLRIKQQYDRLQSWSHVQKNTIQLLEHSLNELRGNMASSLSHELNTPLNGVLSSFWLLNSYWDDEDTDPEEIREFISIGTRSARRLEKLSKRLLAYLYLELETHRVNDPTSSDMEWKTAKTPTFFMQDYAQTKAQLVDRLDTFTLDIEKADLAMMDKHLQWLIEELLDNAFKFSEPKTPVTLSAKALNGIFLLQISDRGRGMTEEQITKIGAFMQFERSRYEQQGLGLGLKIAQKVVQLYGGKLSLSSIYGQETTVTIELPLA
- a CDS encoding sulfurtransferase translates to MTSPSLLVSPQWLAENIGNPQIAIVDCRFALANPQQGQDEYNAGHIPGAFYLNLDRDLSSPVQPHGGRHPLPDPDRLSAKLVEFGIRQGETLVVAYDSSRMAFAARCWWLLRYLGHENVAILDGGWPQWQEGGYLVSQEQEQAKQSGIFVPQLQRDWVVDGEQIQQLGDREDVVLVDSRDYDRYIGKVEPIDPVAGHIPGAINQPWKGITTESGWSKSVADQQARWQDYQNTKEIWVYCGSGVTACVNLFSLALAGRSREKLYAGSWSDWCSYGDRPIATEFPGERAKA